The Amycolatopsis mongoliensis genome includes a window with the following:
- a CDS encoding D-arabinono-1,4-lactone oxidase, which produces MTRWTNWAGTASASPQHVHQPRSAAEIAATVEGIAAAGRTVRPWGSGHSFTAIAVADSDALDLRSWTGVERADLETGQVTVRSGTTIKQLNAELDALGLAMTNLGDIDAQTIAGAISTGTHGTGARLGGIATQIAALELVLADGSVVTCSADERPDLFAAARVGLGALGVITTVTLRCEPSFVLRAQERPEPLEQVLEGFHDFADQNEHFEFYWFPYGKNALVKRNNRCETAEPLSKVREFVDYRIMENIAFGGLCRTGRLMPRLVPSLGSFASNVLSAREYSDTSHRVFVTARNVRFTETEYAVPRESVLDVLAELRAVVPTLKDPVMFPVEVRVAAADDIWLSTAQGRDSAYIAIHQFVGMPYREYFSAFEKIAGAVGGRPHWGKMHDLDAGVLRSRYPHFDDFLRVRKETDPNGVFSNTYLDRVLGPA; this is translated from the coding sequence ATGACCCGGTGGACCAACTGGGCGGGCACGGCGTCCGCCTCACCGCAGCACGTTCACCAGCCGCGCAGTGCGGCGGAGATCGCGGCGACCGTCGAAGGCATCGCCGCGGCCGGCCGGACCGTGCGCCCCTGGGGCAGCGGGCACTCCTTCACCGCGATCGCCGTCGCCGACTCCGACGCCCTCGACCTGCGCAGCTGGACCGGCGTCGAGCGCGCCGACCTCGAAACCGGGCAGGTCACCGTCCGCTCGGGCACCACGATCAAGCAGCTCAACGCCGAGCTCGACGCGCTCGGGCTGGCCATGACCAACCTCGGCGACATCGACGCGCAGACCATCGCCGGCGCGATTTCCACCGGCACCCACGGCACCGGCGCACGCCTCGGCGGCATCGCCACCCAGATCGCCGCGCTCGAGCTCGTCCTCGCGGACGGCTCGGTCGTCACCTGCTCGGCCGACGAGCGCCCGGACCTCTTCGCCGCGGCCCGCGTCGGCCTCGGCGCGCTCGGCGTGATCACCACCGTCACGCTCCGGTGCGAGCCGTCGTTCGTGCTGCGCGCACAGGAACGGCCCGAGCCGCTGGAGCAGGTCCTCGAAGGCTTCCACGACTTCGCCGACCAGAACGAGCACTTCGAGTTCTACTGGTTCCCGTACGGCAAGAATGCGCTGGTCAAGCGCAACAACCGGTGCGAGACCGCGGAGCCGCTGAGCAAGGTCCGCGAGTTCGTCGACTACCGGATCATGGAGAACATCGCGTTCGGCGGCCTCTGCCGGACGGGCCGGCTGATGCCGCGGCTCGTGCCGTCGCTCGGCAGCTTCGCCTCGAACGTCCTCTCGGCGCGCGAGTACAGCGACACCTCGCACCGCGTCTTCGTCACCGCGCGCAACGTCCGGTTCACCGAAACGGAATACGCTGTTCCACGTGAATCAGTGCTCGACGTGCTCGCCGAACTACGGGCCGTGGTGCCGACGCTGAAGGACCCGGTGATGTTCCCGGTCGAGGTCCGGGTCGCCGCGGCCGACGACATCTGGCTGTCGACGGCGCAGGGCCGCGACTCCGCCTACATCGCCATCCACCAGTTCGTCGGCATGCCGTACCGCGAGTACTTCAGCGCGTTCGAGAAGATCGCCGGCGCCGTCGGCGGCCGCCCGCACTGGGGCAAGATGCACGACCTCGACGCCGGCGTCCTCCGCTCGCGCTACCCGCACTTCGACGACTTCCTGCGCGTGCGCAAGGAAACCGACCCCAACGGCGTCTTCAGCAACACCTACCTGGACCGGGTGCTCGGCCCGGCCTAG
- a CDS encoding TetR/AcrR family transcriptional regulator: protein MSDIQAAKVPAEATPLRRQPVQQRSAKRVEQMLDASAALIDELGYDALTTTLIAKRAGVAVGSLYQFFPDKRAVVQALTARNLERFVGAVNERLKQLGPEHWWDVVDSILDIYLEMHRTVPGFSKVHFGDIIDRQLLDETRDNNAVIVDSLTDLVATQVDQPVEDLRFAIGIANEVADALLKLAFRQEPRGDEKIVAEAKYVVKGYLAARFGEQS from the coding sequence GTGTCCGACATCCAGGCCGCGAAGGTGCCGGCAGAAGCCACCCCCTTGCGCCGTCAGCCGGTCCAGCAGCGAAGCGCGAAGCGGGTCGAGCAGATGCTCGACGCCAGCGCGGCGCTGATCGACGAACTCGGCTACGACGCACTCACGACGACCCTGATCGCCAAACGAGCGGGCGTGGCGGTCGGTTCGCTGTACCAGTTCTTCCCGGACAAGCGCGCGGTCGTGCAGGCGCTCACCGCCCGCAACCTGGAGAGGTTCGTCGGCGCGGTGAACGAGCGGCTGAAGCAGCTCGGGCCGGAGCACTGGTGGGACGTCGTGGACTCGATCCTCGACATCTACCTGGAGATGCACCGGACGGTGCCGGGGTTTTCGAAGGTCCACTTCGGCGACATCATCGACCGCCAGCTCCTCGACGAGACCCGCGACAACAACGCGGTGATCGTGGATTCGCTGACGGACCTGGTGGCCACGCAGGTGGATCAGCCGGTGGAAGACCTGCGGTTCGCGATCGGGATCGCCAACGAGGTGGCCGACGCGCTGCTGAAGCTGGCGTTCCGGCAGGAGCCCAGAGGGGACGAGAAGATCGTCGCCGAGGCCAAGTACGTGGTGAAGGGCTACCTGGCGGCTCGGTTCGGGGAGCAGTCCTAG
- a CDS encoding ribose-phosphate diphosphokinase: MISQASREIAVFSGSAHPELAEEICADLGVPLQPAEIRRFANDCLEVQLQANCRERDVFIIQPLVKPVQEHLVELLLMLDAARGASASRITAVMPHYSYARSDKKDAPRISLGGRLVADLLTTAGANRVLAMTLHSPQVHGFFSVPVDHLHALQELAKHFRQYDLSCTTVVSPDLGNAKEASHFARLLGVQVAAGAKERFPDDRVQISSVIGEITGRDVIVLDDEIAKGSTVLELLDKLAELEPRSIRVACTHGLFAAKAIERIGSRAEVLEIVCTNTVPVPEEERTEKLKILSIAPAMAEAIRRIHNGESVSALF, from the coding sequence GTGATCAGCCAAGCATCCAGAGAAATCGCTGTTTTCAGCGGAAGCGCGCACCCCGAGCTGGCCGAAGAGATCTGCGCCGACCTGGGCGTGCCGCTGCAGCCGGCGGAGATCCGTCGGTTCGCGAACGACTGCCTCGAAGTGCAGCTCCAGGCGAACTGCCGCGAGCGCGACGTCTTCATCATCCAGCCGCTCGTGAAGCCGGTGCAGGAACACCTGGTCGAGCTCCTGCTGATGCTCGACGCCGCACGCGGCGCTTCGGCGTCGCGGATCACCGCCGTGATGCCGCACTACTCGTACGCGCGGTCGGACAAGAAGGACGCGCCGCGCATCTCCCTCGGCGGCCGCCTGGTCGCCGACCTGCTGACCACGGCGGGTGCGAACCGCGTGCTCGCGATGACCCTGCACTCGCCGCAGGTCCACGGCTTCTTCAGCGTTCCGGTCGACCACCTGCACGCGCTGCAGGAGCTGGCCAAGCACTTCCGGCAGTACGACCTCTCGTGCACCACCGTCGTCTCGCCCGACCTGGGCAACGCGAAGGAGGCGTCGCACTTCGCGCGTCTGCTCGGCGTCCAGGTCGCGGCCGGTGCGAAGGAGCGCTTCCCGGACGACCGCGTCCAGATCTCGTCGGTGATCGGCGAGATCACCGGCCGCGACGTGATCGTGCTCGACGACGAGATCGCCAAGGGCAGCACGGTCCTCGAACTGCTCGACAAGCTCGCCGAGCTGGAGCCGCGCTCGATTCGCGTCGCCTGCACCCACGGGCTGTTCGCGGCGAAGGCCATCGAGCGCATCGGCAGCCGGGCGGAGGTCCTGGAGATCGTCTGCACCAACACGGTTCCGGTGCCCGAGGAGGAGCGCACCGAAAAGCTGAAGATCCTCTCGATCGCGCCGGCCATGGCCGAGGCGATCCGCCGGATCCACAACGGCGAATCGGTGTCCGCGCTTTTCTAG
- a CDS encoding NAD(P)H-binding protein, which translates to MRVVIAGGHGQIALRLERLLAARGDEAVGIIRNPAHAADLEAAGAQAVVLDLENSDVDAVAEVLKGADAAIFAAGAGPGSGPARKDTVDRGAAALFAEAAERAGVRRHIQVGSMGADNPENPDVSEEFRHYLRAKRAAEDDLKARDLDWTILRPGQLTDDAGTGLVLLAEKTGRGSVPRDDVAAVLAGLLDTPASAHRTLELISGEATIGEAISAL; encoded by the coding sequence ATGCGAGTCGTCATTGCAGGTGGACATGGTCAGATCGCGCTGCGGCTCGAGCGGCTTCTCGCCGCGCGCGGTGACGAAGCGGTCGGCATCATCCGCAACCCCGCCCACGCGGCGGACCTCGAAGCCGCCGGCGCCCAGGCCGTCGTCCTCGACCTGGAGAACTCCGATGTGGACGCCGTCGCCGAGGTCCTGAAGGGTGCCGACGCCGCGATCTTCGCGGCCGGCGCCGGCCCGGGCAGCGGCCCCGCCCGTAAGGACACTGTGGACCGCGGCGCCGCGGCGCTGTTCGCCGAGGCGGCCGAGCGGGCCGGCGTCCGGCGGCACATCCAGGTCGGCTCGATGGGTGCCGACAACCCGGAGAACCCCGACGTCAGCGAGGAGTTCCGCCACTACCTGCGCGCCAAGCGCGCGGCGGAGGACGACCTCAAGGCCCGCGACCTGGACTGGACGATCCTCCGGCCCGGCCAGCTCACCGACGACGCCGGCACCGGCCTGGTCCTGCTCGCCGAGAAGACCGGCCGCGGCTCGGTGCCGCGCGACGACGTCGCCGCCGTGCTCGCCGGCCTGCTCGACACCCCCGCCTCCGCGCACCGCACCTTGGAACTGATTTCCGGCGAAGCCACCATCGGTGAGGCGATTTCAGCACTGTGA
- a CDS encoding amino acid deaminase/aldolase: protein MTSATVYDLATKDLDPPLAVVDLAAFDANADDLHRRAAGKPIRVVSKSVRCRALLERVLAMPGFEGLMCYSLAEAVWHVEQGTTDDIVVAYPTADHEALRRLAASEQARAAITIMVDSPEHLDLVDAALGHGHPEIRVCLELDASWRPLPGVHVGTRRSPIFTPKQASAFAQQVVARPGFRLVGVMAYEGQIAGLGDAAGRRLNQAVIGWMQRRSAAELNRRRGEAVRAVQAVTSLEFVNGGGTGSIESTGADAVVTEIAAGSGLIGPTLFDGYTRFKPRPAALFALPVVRRPTRKIATLYSGGYIASGPTGPSRQPTPYLPTGLKFLGFEGAGEVQTPVTGRAARSLDLGDRVWLRHAKAGELAERFTHYHLVLGDRVERTVPTYRGEHQNFG from the coding sequence GTGACCAGTGCGACGGTGTACGACTTGGCGACCAAGGACCTCGATCCACCCTTGGCCGTGGTCGACTTGGCGGCCTTCGACGCGAACGCCGACGACCTCCACCGCCGTGCGGCGGGCAAGCCGATCCGCGTCGTCAGCAAGTCGGTCCGCTGCCGGGCGTTGCTGGAGCGCGTGCTCGCGATGCCGGGCTTCGAGGGCCTGATGTGCTACTCGCTGGCGGAAGCGGTTTGGCACGTCGAGCAGGGCACGACGGACGACATCGTCGTCGCCTACCCGACGGCCGACCACGAGGCGCTTCGGCGCCTGGCCGCGTCCGAGCAGGCTCGCGCGGCGATCACGATCATGGTGGATTCGCCCGAGCACCTGGACCTGGTGGACGCGGCCCTCGGCCACGGCCACCCGGAGATCCGGGTGTGCCTGGAGTTGGACGCGTCGTGGCGCCCGCTGCCGGGAGTCCACGTCGGCACCCGGCGTTCCCCGATCTTCACGCCGAAGCAGGCGTCGGCGTTCGCCCAGCAGGTCGTGGCGCGGCCGGGCTTCCGCCTGGTGGGCGTGATGGCGTACGAGGGCCAGATCGCCGGCCTCGGCGACGCGGCCGGCCGCCGCCTGAACCAGGCCGTGATCGGCTGGATGCAGCGCCGTTCGGCGGCGGAGCTGAACCGCCGCCGCGGCGAAGCGGTCCGCGCGGTCCAGGCGGTGACGTCCCTGGAGTTCGTGAACGGCGGCGGCACGGGAAGCATCGAGTCCACGGGCGCGGACGCGGTGGTCACGGAGATCGCGGCGGGCTCGGGCTTGATCGGGCCCACGCTCTTCGACGGCTACACGCGCTTCAAGCCCCGCCCGGCGGCGCTGTTCGCCCTGCCGGTGGTCCGCCGCCCGACGCGCAAGATCGCCACGCTGTACTCCGGCGGCTACATCGCTTCGGGGCCCACGGGCCCTTCGCGCCAGCCGACGCCGTACCTCCCGACGGGCCTGAAGTTCCTCGGCTTCGAGGGAGCGGGCGAGGTCCAGACCCCGGTGACGGGCCGAGCGGCCCGAAGCCTCGACCTGGGCGACCGGGTCTGGCTGAGGCACGCCAAGGCGGGCGAGCTGGCCGAGCGCTTCACGCACTACCACCTGGTGCTGGGCGACCGGGTGGAGCGCACGGTCCCGACGTACCGAGGCGAGCACCAGAACTTCGGCTGA